A single Candidatus Bathyarchaeum sp. DNA region contains:
- a CDS encoding type II secretion system F family protein: MKRRFLLLPLLKTLEGISYRLFGGIAPKFLSGIFEFKEHLTRADIKIYPETYISLMFLVATLTLPVSVISLVLIYFTQFVPLILLVPMPIYVMIGFMIIPSSRASERAAALEREMPFAATYVTVMASGGIPPYMSFKRLTEVELLPATRKESRGLIRDVEIFGVDPLSALEKAAKNNPLDIFRDFLSGYASTVIIGGDVIHFLETKAQEIFKSGSMQVKAAAERMGMLLETFIIVMVLMSLCFYILFSVESIYSTGMDMGANVIMYTYVFTPLLSVVFIWMSHSMQPKSPISEMRPYKVYVVSLVVGVVILLLLTGFFGYVATPFEGFVDLPIAVSITLIVSVVPPAIVHQKIAGRKASIERGVSNFLRDMTETRKTGLSPEACIKNLSTRDYGAFSPELRKMASDISWGIPMRNVIMDFVKKTRSWMSQIVMFLLLEAVDVGGGTISMIESLARFNNMTQEVEKEKKMSIRPYMIMPYFGGILLVATTLMTLLFTTNTVAMGAEVSTSTANTDYLTLIFTVSVITHCYLIGLVCGKISEESLSAGFKHAALLVLIAIVASKIVPMLL; encoded by the coding sequence ATGAAAAGGAGGTTCTTGCTTCTGCCACTGCTAAAAACACTTGAGGGCATTTCTTACCGCCTTTTCGGTGGAATCGCCCCCAAATTCCTAAGTGGCATCTTTGAATTCAAAGAGCACCTAACTCGAGCAGATATCAAAATCTATCCTGAAACTTATATTTCATTGATGTTTTTGGTTGCAACTCTGACCCTGCCCGTGTCTGTTATTTCTCTTGTTCTGATTTACTTTACCCAATTTGTTCCATTAATTTTGCTGGTTCCCATGCCCATCTACGTTATGATTGGGTTCATGATTATACCTAGTTCACGAGCCAGTGAACGAGCAGCTGCTTTAGAACGGGAAATGCCCTTCGCAGCAACCTACGTTACGGTCATGGCATCCGGTGGCATTCCACCTTACATGAGTTTCAAACGTCTTACCGAAGTTGAATTATTACCTGCTACCCGAAAAGAATCTAGAGGTCTAATACGGGACGTAGAAATTTTTGGAGTAGATCCCCTTAGTGCTCTTGAAAAAGCAGCAAAAAACAACCCACTGGATATTTTTAGAGACTTCCTTTCTGGTTATGCTTCTACCGTCATCATTGGAGGTGACGTTATTCACTTCCTTGAAACAAAAGCCCAAGAAATCTTCAAGTCAGGATCCATGCAAGTCAAAGCCGCAGCAGAACGAATGGGAATGCTTCTTGAAACCTTCATTATTGTAATGGTTTTGATGTCCCTTTGTTTCTACATCCTCTTCAGTGTTGAATCCATATACAGCACAGGAATGGACATGGGCGCTAATGTAATCATGTATACCTACGTTTTCACTCCGTTGCTATCTGTTGTTTTCATATGGATGTCTCATTCTATGCAACCAAAAAGTCCCATCAGCGAAATGCGGCCGTATAAAGTATATGTTGTTTCTTTGGTTGTAGGCGTTGTAATTCTTTTGCTTCTTACTGGATTCTTTGGATACGTTGCAACTCCTTTTGAGGGATTTGTTGATTTGCCCATTGCAGTTTCTATAACTTTGATTGTGTCTGTTGTGCCGCCTGCTATTGTTCATCAAAAAATTGCAGGTAGAAAAGCCAGCATAGAACGTGGTGTGTCCAACTTTCTTAGGGACATGACTGAAACTCGTAAGACTGGGCTTTCTCCCGAAGCTTGTATTAAAAATCTTTCAACACGAGACTATGGTGCATTCTCACCTGAACTCCGTAAGATGGCTTCGGATATCAGTTGGGGTATTCCAATGAGAAATGTTATCATGGATTTCGTGAAAAAAACCAGGAGTTGGATGTCGCAGATTGTAATGTTCTTGCTGTTGGAAGCTGTCGACGTAGGTGGTGGTACAATCTCCATGATTGAATCACTTGCACGATTCAACAATATGACCCAAGAAGTTGAAAAAGAGAAGAAAATGAGCATTCGACCTTACATGATTATGCCCTACTTTGGTGGAATATTGTTGGTAGCAACCACTCTGATGACTCTGTTGTTTACTACAAACACTGTTGCTATGGGTGCTGAAGTTTCCACATCTACTGCTAATACGGATTATCTTACTTTGATTTTTACTGTGTCTGTAATTACTCATTGTTACTTGATTGGCTTGGTCTGTGGCAAAATCAGTGAAGAGTCTTTGTCTGCTGGTTTTAAACATGCTGCTTTGCTGGTGCTCATTGCTATTGTTGCATCAAAGATTGTTCCAATGTTATTGTAG
- a CDS encoding type II/IV secretion system ATPase subunit: MQRIKSFNKRISAALKSPAKIFKKTPTVKASPPAPPPKPLPKGYRIVERYPLYEPFAHAAIAKNPVTGEYKYILDELRLDILERNIYDRILEILLAEIASPKAEIEDPRHFFVNEAEKIVGKYRISLGWLPDVSWSKILYHAQRNLVGFGRIDALMRDPNIEDISCDGVEKPVYIWHRRYENLETNLVFHNDQEVDDAVVKLVHMAGKHVSSAFPIVDASLPGKHRLAVCYRREITPFGTAFTIRKFRDDPYSIIDLINLGTLSEEMAAYFWTCLENRASLMVLGGTASGKTTFLNAVACLLKPGSKVITIEETAELNLPHENWVSLIARRSYGLGENLTGEVTLFDLVKTSMRHRPDLIMVGEIRGSEAYTLFQALATGHGGMATMHADSVESAVKRLIQKPMDIAPSYMPLMNIVVSIQRVHLPQSKTGEMTAYRRVLNVNEIADYEDYRETFTWKAVGDVHKSNFKAGIMMNQICERRGLTWKELVDQIKQRENVLKWMRDRNIRSYRDVAGVITEYNAKPEEFYEKEVLASATAKNT; encoded by the coding sequence ATGCAGAGGATTAAGAGTTTTAACAAGAGAATCTCAGCAGCATTAAAGTCACCTGCTAAGATCTTCAAGAAAACACCAACAGTGAAAGCATCACCTCCTGCGCCCCCTCCTAAGCCTTTACCTAAAGGGTACCGAATTGTTGAACGGTATCCACTTTACGAACCTTTTGCCCATGCTGCCATTGCAAAAAACCCTGTAACTGGGGAGTATAAATACATTCTAGACGAATTGCGTCTTGACATACTTGAGAGGAATATTTACGACCGCATATTAGAAATTCTTCTAGCCGAAATTGCTTCCCCCAAAGCAGAAATTGAAGACCCCCGACATTTTTTCGTTAATGAAGCTGAAAAAATTGTCGGCAAATACCGAATCAGTTTAGGTTGGTTACCTGACGTTTCATGGTCAAAAATCCTTTATCACGCTCAAAGAAATTTGGTTGGTTTTGGTAGAATCGACGCTTTGATGCGAGACCCAAACATCGAAGACATTTCCTGTGACGGTGTTGAAAAACCTGTATACATCTGGCACCGTCGATACGAAAACCTTGAAACTAACCTAGTTTTTCACAACGACCAAGAAGTAGACGACGCCGTAGTAAAACTAGTTCACATGGCTGGAAAACACGTCAGTTCAGCATTCCCAATTGTGGATGCTTCTTTGCCTGGAAAACACAGGCTCGCTGTATGTTATCGACGCGAAATTACACCCTTCGGAACAGCATTCACAATCCGAAAATTCCGAGACGACCCATACTCGATCATCGACCTAATAAATCTGGGGACTTTGTCCGAGGAAATGGCTGCTTATTTCTGGACCTGTCTCGAAAACCGTGCCTCTTTGATGGTTTTGGGTGGAACAGCATCCGGAAAAACCACTTTCCTTAACGCGGTTGCTTGTTTGCTCAAACCAGGAAGTAAAGTAATCACCATTGAAGAGACTGCGGAATTGAACCTGCCCCATGAGAACTGGGTATCGCTTATTGCAAGGAGAAGTTACGGCCTAGGAGAAAACCTCACTGGAGAAGTAACCCTTTTCGATCTGGTCAAAACCTCCATGAGACACCGCCCTGACTTGATCATGGTCGGTGAGATTCGAGGTAGCGAAGCATATACATTGTTCCAGGCTTTGGCAACAGGCCATGGTGGTATGGCGACAATGCACGCCGACTCGGTTGAATCTGCTGTTAAACGTTTAATCCAAAAGCCAATGGACATTGCCCCTTCATACATGCCCCTGATGAACATTGTTGTATCCATCCAACGAGTACACTTACCTCAATCAAAAACTGGTGAAATGACTGCCTATCGACGAGTGCTCAACGTTAATGAAATCGCAGATTACGAAGATTATCGAGAGACCTTTACGTGGAAAGCTGTTGGTGACGTTCATAAATCGAACTTCAAAGCTGGTATAATGATGAACCAGATTTGTGAACGCCGAGGTTTGACTTGGAAAGAATTAGTTGATCAAATCAAACAACGTGAAAATGTTCTGAAGTGGATGCGTGACCGTAACATTCGAAGTTACCGAGACGTCGCAGGAGTAATCACAGAATACAACGCGAAACCTGAAGAATTCTATGAAAAGGAGGTTCTTGCTTCTGCCACTGCTAAAAACACTTGA
- a CDS encoding ABC transporter ATP-binding protein, translating to MTNNNSDEAFSIHTANLTKRFSKKRHKHFFGFLRKNKSSKEHNESSNVTVALNGIDLAIRPGELFGLLGPNGSGKTTTIKCLSTILIPDEGTVTVNGFDVQKETSLVRASLGMVVGGERTLYWKLTARDNLLFFASLYKMKKSYAKKRVNELLETFELSDRADERLEDYSTGMRQKVTIARALLHDPPILLLDEPTLGLDPGFSRQLRKQIKSLSEEQGKTVLLTTHYMAEADQLCDRVAFINKGNIVAVDTPSRLKARVKEKEVVEVSVYSPPADVEGYVRSLLPDSEVVKFIAGNEAEGCPSRIKVIGGTAEDHIGTIIDGLRKRGVRIGGLNVGVPTLEDVFIKLTGTKLSEGQCQ from the coding sequence TTGACCAATAACAACAGTGACGAAGCGTTCAGCATTCATACAGCTAATCTAACTAAACGTTTCTCAAAAAAAAGACATAAACACTTTTTTGGGTTTTTACGAAAGAACAAATCAAGCAAGGAACATAATGAAAGCAGTAACGTTACTGTTGCTTTGAATGGCATTGATTTGGCGATTCGTCCAGGAGAGTTGTTTGGACTTTTGGGTCCGAATGGTTCAGGAAAGACTACTACGATTAAGTGTCTATCTACTATTTTGATCCCGGATGAGGGCACAGTTACGGTTAACGGTTTTGACGTTCAGAAAGAGACATCATTGGTTCGTGCCAGTTTGGGGATGGTTGTTGGGGGGGAACGGACATTGTATTGGAAGCTTACGGCTCGGGATAATTTGTTGTTTTTTGCTTCGTTGTACAAGATGAAAAAAAGCTATGCCAAGAAAAGAGTTAACGAACTTTTAGAGACCTTTGAATTGTCGGACCGGGCAGATGAAAGACTGGAAGATTACAGTACCGGTATGCGGCAAAAGGTTACGATTGCGCGGGCGTTGTTACATGACCCTCCGATTTTGTTGTTGGATGAGCCGACGTTGGGTTTAGATCCTGGGTTTTCACGTCAGCTTCGTAAACAGATCAAGTCCCTTTCAGAAGAGCAAGGAAAAACGGTTCTATTGACCACCCATTACATGGCTGAGGCGGATCAGTTGTGTGATCGGGTTGCGTTCATAAACAAGGGTAACATCGTTGCAGTTGATACTCCCAGCAGACTCAAGGCAAGGGTAAAAGAGAAAGAAGTTGTCGAAGTTTCAGTTTACAGTCCTCCAGCAGATGTTGAAGGCTATGTTCGTTCGTTGTTGCCGGACTCAGAGGTTGTCAAGTTTATTGCAGGCAACGAAGCGGAGGGTTGTCCTTCAAGAATCAAGGTAATAGGGGGAACCGCGGAAGATCACATCGGAACAATTATTGATGGTCTTCGTAAACGGGGGGTTCGTATTGGGGGGTTGAATGTTGGAGTGCCTACATTGGAAGATGTTTTTATCAAGTTAACGGGGACAAAACTTTCGGAGGGACAATGCCAATAG
- a CDS encoding ABC transporter permease has translation MQSNLFVVWNELKKNMKFLTAYPVIFVFWAVFPIFWFIPFILQGQAFVGGLESPSFGLVAGTEEYIPFIVIGAILNSYVNTLLYGVGESIRREALQGTLDYVFAAPTNKVFVLIGKAISESVSSTIFAASQLILSVVLFGLNLTFGVVLPVFFIVILLIAGLYGLSLVLAAVSLMYKQSHDVSETIGYIFYVFSPVRYPIESLPSWAQVIGKLIPLTYALIIVRGIVLMGTPLSEMYFEVLMLLIIDAVLIFAGFYMFNWMENKTKRSGTISHF, from the coding sequence TTGCAAAGTAACTTGTTTGTTGTCTGGAACGAGCTCAAAAAAAACATGAAGTTCCTGACAGCATATCCAGTAATTTTTGTGTTCTGGGCAGTTTTTCCGATTTTTTGGTTTATTCCCTTTATTTTGCAAGGACAGGCTTTTGTTGGCGGTTTGGAAAGCCCAAGTTTTGGGTTGGTTGCAGGCACTGAAGAGTATATTCCATTTATTGTTATTGGCGCCATTTTGAACAGTTACGTGAATACGTTGCTGTATGGCGTGGGAGAAAGCATCAGGCGAGAAGCCCTGCAAGGAACCCTAGATTACGTGTTTGCGGCGCCAACTAACAAGGTCTTTGTGTTAATTGGAAAAGCCATAAGTGAAAGCGTATCCAGCACCATTTTTGCAGCGAGTCAGCTTATTTTGTCAGTGGTTTTGTTTGGGTTGAATCTTACCTTTGGAGTGGTGCTTCCAGTGTTTTTCATTGTTATTTTGTTGATTGCGGGCTTGTATGGTTTGTCCTTGGTTTTGGCTGCGGTTTCCCTTATGTACAAACAGTCCCACGACGTTTCCGAAACCATCGGTTACATTTTTTATGTGTTTTCTCCGGTACGGTATCCCATTGAAAGTTTGCCAAGTTGGGCGCAGGTTATTGGTAAACTTATTCCTCTCACGTATGCTTTGATTATTGTAAGGGGCATTGTGTTGATGGGGACACCGTTGTCTGAAATGTATTTTGAGGTTTTAATGCTGCTAATTATTGACGCGGTGTTGATTTTTGCTGGTTTTTACATGTTCAATTGGATGGAAAATAAAACAAAAAGGTCTGGAACAATCAGCCACTTTTAG
- a CDS encoding ABC transporter permease: MEKNEKTYKLRQVKCPSGYSWANLKAELRAVWEGNVKAWKIDFAYPVSFVRQLISPVVFMLPYLLYGLVLIGGRYSENLAQLVGTGDVVAFIFTGYIMMGFIGTAVWAIGFSMRREQWFGTLEAIYVAPASRLGQVMGMALHSTVHQGLGTLMQFFFIYVTFGLTMNVSGILPALGIFALMMLALYGFGIVIAAFSLILKEGWIVSDSFYSVMSILSPVAYPLTVLPTLAQQASAIFPTTPALIGIRTFLITDYIPEVVENVFLHLVILCVVWILFGVFIFHITDKYVRKRGVLKKF, encoded by the coding sequence TTGGAGAAAAATGAAAAAACCTACAAGTTGCGGCAGGTTAAATGTCCGTCAGGTTACAGTTGGGCTAACTTGAAGGCTGAGCTTCGGGCGGTCTGGGAAGGTAACGTTAAGGCGTGGAAGATTGATTTTGCGTATCCGGTGAGTTTTGTTCGGCAGTTGATTTCTCCGGTTGTTTTCATGTTGCCGTATTTGTTGTATGGATTGGTTTTGATTGGAGGCAGATACAGCGAAAACTTGGCCCAGCTTGTGGGCACAGGAGATGTGGTTGCGTTCATTTTTACAGGATACATCATGATGGGCTTTATTGGAACTGCAGTTTGGGCCATAGGTTTTAGCATGCGACGTGAGCAATGGTTTGGAACTCTGGAGGCAATCTATGTTGCACCTGCCAGTCGTTTGGGGCAGGTTATGGGAATGGCACTGCACAGTACGGTTCATCAGGGTTTGGGAACTTTGATGCAGTTTTTTTTCATTTATGTTACCTTCGGGTTAACCATGAACGTTTCCGGAATTTTGCCGGCTCTGGGAATTTTTGCGTTGATGATGCTAGCGTTGTATGGATTTGGAATAGTAATCGCAGCCTTTAGCTTAATTTTAAAAGAGGGCTGGATAGTTTCTGACAGCTTTTACAGTGTTATGTCTATTCTTTCGCCGGTGGCGTATCCGTTAACTGTGCTTCCAACGTTGGCTCAGCAAGCAAGCGCCATATTTCCGACGACTCCTGCGTTGATTGGGATACGAACCTTTTTGATAACAGACTACATCCCAGAGGTAGTAGAGAACGTGTTTTTGCATCTGGTAATTCTGTGCGTGGTTTGGATTTTGTTTGGAGTCTTTATTTTTCACATAACAGACAAATATGTAAGAAAAAGAGGAGTGCTCAAAAAGTTCTAA
- a CDS encoding methylated-DNA--[protein]-cysteine S-methyltransferase — translation MIIGCYTKKDNVWYGVALQDKQVVATCLSTGEPYLQRLLKRLPRDTGFYVTDNPNESLIEVLKKLHEIFNGKDCNVKGLKINIDGLSDYTQKVLRCTSLIPVGYVATYGGIAKVAGGIARSVGRVEASNPVPLLIPCHRVVKSDLGIGGYGYGKQTKWEILQRENQGYEESKTIKVDGKDLVVFPVSWVKQQ, via the coding sequence TTGATAATTGGATGTTACACAAAAAAGGACAATGTTTGGTATGGGGTTGCGTTACAAGATAAACAAGTTGTGGCGACTTGTCTTTCTACGGGTGAACCCTATTTGCAAAGATTGTTAAAAAGGCTACCGCGGGATACTGGTTTTTATGTTACGGACAATCCCAATGAGAGCCTAATTGAGGTCTTGAAAAAGTTACATGAAATTTTTAACGGAAAAGACTGCAATGTCAAAGGTTTGAAAATAAACATTGATGGTTTGTCGGATTATACTCAGAAGGTTCTTAGGTGTACAAGTTTGATTCCGGTTGGGTATGTGGCAACTTACGGGGGGATTGCTAAGGTTGCGGGGGGAATTGCGCGGTCGGTAGGTCGGGTAGAAGCGTCTAATCCGGTTCCGTTGTTGATTCCGTGTCATCGGGTTGTAAAGTCGGATTTGGGAATTGGAGGTTATGGTTATGGAAAGCAAACAAAATGGGAGATTTTGCAACGAGAAAACCAAGGCTACGAAGAGTCAAAGACCATAAAAGTAGATGGTAAAGACTTGGTTGTTTTTCCGGTAAGTTGGGTTAAGCAGCAATAG
- a CDS encoding nicotinamide-nucleotide adenylyltransferase, with the protein MKRGVFVGRFQPVHKGHLEYIKKAVQEVDELVIVIGSSQYSHKLDNPFTAGERNTMIRQAIVEAKIELSKVWIIPVPDVHEHALWVSQLVGYCPKFDVVYANEPLTSRLFIESGFEVKPMPFINRKEYSATEIRHRMVTNQNWEQLVPNSTAKYIKEIDGDVRLRDLHKTDKMNC; encoded by the coding sequence TTGAAGCGTGGTGTTTTTGTGGGAAGGTTTCAACCAGTTCACAAAGGACATTTAGAGTACATCAAAAAAGCCGTGCAAGAAGTTGATGAACTGGTCATAGTTATCGGCAGTTCCCAGTACAGCCACAAACTAGACAATCCCTTCACTGCAGGAGAGCGTAACACCATGATTCGCCAAGCCATCGTAGAAGCAAAAATTGAGCTTTCTAAGGTTTGGATTATTCCAGTTCCGGATGTTCATGAACATGCTTTATGGGTTTCTCAACTGGTTGGTTACTGTCCAAAATTTGATGTGGTCTACGCCAACGAGCCCCTGACCAGCAGGTTGTTTATTGAGTCAGGCTTTGAAGTCAAGCCCATGCCTTTCATTAACCGTAAAGAATACTCAGCAACAGAAATTCGCCACCGCATGGTCACCAACCAAAACTGGGAGCAACTCGTCCCAAACAGCACTGCCAAATACATCAAAGAAATCGATGGTGATGTGAGACTGCGGGACTTGCACAAAACAGATAAAATGAACTGCTAA